The Stratiformator vulcanicus genome has a segment encoding these proteins:
- the purM gene encoding phosphoribosylformylglycinamidine cyclo-ligase yields MPDSVTYKSAGVDLDVYAESMRRLPELVARTKRPGMMDLPGGFAGLFRLMDAGKFEDPVLVSGTDGVGTKLKVAQACGRFDTVGIDLVAMCVNDVLCLGAEPLFFLDYLAMGRDEPDKVAALVAGVSEGCVRAGCGLIGGETAIMPDVYAGDEFDMAGFSVGVVDRSKLIDGSKIEPGDVVVGLPSSGFHSNGYSLIRKVVFDHAGMSAGDRIDELGRSVGELLIEPTRIYAEEVRNLLASDVGPHVRGLCHITGGGLVENIERILPQGCGLEVEPRPLPPEFEWLRKLGDIADDEMRRVFNCGIGFVFVVPDEFADQIPGGFQVGRIRAK; encoded by the coding sequence ATGCCCGACTCCGTTACCTACAAATCGGCCGGCGTCGATCTCGACGTCTACGCCGAGTCGATGCGGCGATTGCCCGAACTCGTCGCGCGGACGAAACGGCCCGGGATGATGGACTTGCCCGGCGGGTTTGCAGGGCTGTTCCGGCTGATGGACGCGGGCAAGTTCGAAGACCCTGTTCTTGTCTCGGGCACCGACGGCGTCGGGACGAAGCTCAAAGTCGCGCAGGCTTGCGGGCGGTTTGATACGGTCGGAATCGATCTCGTCGCGATGTGCGTCAACGACGTGCTGTGCCTTGGGGCGGAGCCGCTGTTCTTTCTCGACTATCTCGCGATGGGACGCGACGAGCCGGATAAAGTCGCGGCCTTGGTCGCCGGGGTGAGTGAAGGCTGCGTGCGTGCGGGCTGCGGGCTGATCGGCGGCGAGACGGCAATCATGCCCGACGTCTACGCGGGCGATGAGTTCGACATGGCGGGATTTTCCGTCGGAGTCGTCGATCGCTCCAAGCTGATCGATGGTTCGAAGATCGAGCCCGGGGATGTGGTCGTGGGGTTGCCGTCGAGCGGCTTTCATTCGAACGGATACAGCCTCATTCGCAAAGTCGTCTTTGACCACGCGGGCATGTCGGCGGGCGATCGAATCGACGAACTCGGTCGCTCGGTGGGCGAGTTGCTGATCGAGCCGACTCGAATTTATGCCGAGGAAGTGCGCAACCTACTCGCCTCCGATGTCGGGCCGCACGTGCGCGGCCTCTGTCACATCACCGGTGGCGGACTCGTTGAGAACATCGAGCGAATTCTACCGCAGGGCTGTGGATTGGAAGTCGAGCCGCGGCCATTGCCACCGGAGTTTGAATGGCTCCGCAAACTCGGGGACATCGCCGACGACGAGATGCGGCGGGTATTCAACTGCGGGATCGGTTTCGTGTTCGTAGTGCCGGATGAATTCGCCGATCAGATTCCCGGCGGGTTTCAAGTGGGACGGATTCGCGCAAAGTGA
- a CDS encoding ABC transporter permease has product MKQSVVERPNYLSVWLTFLRNSAVREMTFRSNFIITVLTRAFYFAAQLTLFEIIYRNVPTIADWSRAEYFGFMATGMLINALVETFFMPNCANFSELIRKGDLDFVLTKPIDTQFLVSFEKVEIAMLNQVLLSVALLGYAINDLGQWDLFWTADGLLRIALYILLVGCGVTLFYSLMISLAATSVWFGRNQGLYDFWFYVTVFARYPRDIYQGGPLASILLVTFSYVIPILLAVTLPARVLMKSLESWPFIGISVLSAIIGVAVSRAIFIGSLRGYRSASS; this is encoded by the coding sequence ATGAAGCAATCTGTTGTCGAACGCCCGAATTATCTGAGCGTCTGGCTGACGTTCCTGCGGAACTCGGCCGTGCGCGAGATGACGTTCCGCAGCAACTTCATCATTACAGTGCTGACGCGGGCGTTTTATTTCGCGGCGCAGCTCACACTGTTCGAGATCATCTACCGCAACGTGCCGACGATCGCCGATTGGTCGCGGGCGGAGTACTTCGGCTTCATGGCGACGGGCATGCTGATCAATGCGCTCGTCGAGACATTCTTCATGCCGAATTGTGCGAACTTCAGCGAGTTGATTCGCAAGGGCGACCTCGACTTCGTCCTGACGAAACCGATCGACACGCAGTTTTTGGTCTCATTCGAGAAGGTCGAAATCGCGATGCTCAATCAAGTGCTGCTGTCGGTGGCGCTGCTCGGCTATGCGATCAATGACCTCGGGCAGTGGGACCTCTTCTGGACCGCGGACGGGCTGTTGCGGATCGCCCTCTACATCCTGCTCGTCGGCTGCGGGGTGACGCTGTTTTATAGCTTGATGATTTCACTCGCTGCGACGAGTGTGTGGTTCGGGCGCAATCAGGGGCTTTACGACTTCTGGTTCTACGTAACGGTTTTCGCTCGCTACCCGCGGGATATTTATCAGGGAGGCCCGTTGGCGAGCATTCTGCTGGTCACGTTCAGCTACGTAATTCCAATCCTGCTCGCCGTCACGCTGCCGGCTCGCGTGCTGATGAAGTCGCTGGAGAGTTGGCCGTTCATCGGGATCAGTGTGCTCTCAGCGATCATCGGTGTAGCTGTGTCCCGAGCGATCTTCATCGGTTCGCTCAGAGGCTATCGCAGCGCGAGCTCGTAG
- a CDS encoding uracil-DNA glycosylase, whose protein sequence is MQPSPNELNDRIIRCKRCPRLREYCREVARTKRRAYADERYWGKPVPNFGDSQADLLIVGLAPGAHGANRTGRMFTGDRSGDFLYAALHRAGFASQPESTAIDDGLELKNCAITAACNCSPPQNKPSRDEQTNCSTWLVETFAQANPKVVLCLGALAWNATFALLKESYRDKGARPKFEHGQVFNIADGLTIIGSYHVSQQNTFTGKLTEAMFDNVLAECRSFIESTRR, encoded by the coding sequence ATGCAACCGTCCCCGAACGAACTGAATGATCGGATCATCCGCTGCAAACGGTGCCCCCGGTTGCGGGAGTACTGCCGCGAGGTCGCCCGGACCAAGCGTCGAGCCTACGCGGACGAGAGATATTGGGGGAAACCGGTCCCGAATTTCGGCGATTCGCAAGCGGATTTGCTGATCGTGGGCCTCGCGCCGGGGGCGCATGGCGCGAATCGAACGGGCCGGATGTTTACCGGCGATCGCAGCGGCGACTTTCTCTACGCCGCGTTGCACCGGGCCGGCTTCGCGTCGCAACCGGAAAGCACCGCGATCGATGACGGGCTTGAACTGAAAAACTGCGCCATCACAGCCGCGTGTAACTGTTCCCCGCCCCAGAATAAGCCGAGCCGGGATGAGCAAACCAATTGCAGCACGTGGCTCGTAGAGACTTTTGCTCAGGCCAATCCCAAAGTGGTGTTGTGCCTTGGCGCATTGGCGTGGAATGCCACGTTTGCCCTACTCAAAGAAAGTTATCGCGATAAAGGAGCACGACCGAAATTTGAACACGGACAGGTCTTCAATATCGCAGACGGTTTAACGATCATCGGCAGCTATCACGTGAGTCAGCAAAACACCTTCACCGGCAAGCTGACGGAGGCGATGTTCGACAACGTGCTCGCCGAATGCCGGAGTTTCATCGAGTCGACGCGGCGGTGA
- the fusA gene encoding elongation factor G — translation MKDLAKVRNIGISAHIDSGKTTLTERILFYSGKTHKIGDVKKEGATMDHMELEKEKGITITSAATSVAWDGHPINIIDTPGHVDFTVEVERSLRVLDGAILVLCAVSGVQSQSLTVDRQMKRYKVPRLAFINKLDRTGSDPDSVISQMRDKLGINPVQMQVPIGLEDDHDGVVDLISRKAYVFEDDKTKKDNFKEVEIPADMVDLVEEKRHDMLEALSMFDDNLMEALLAEEEYDETKLHQLIRDAVLAHEIVPVYMGSAFKNKAVQPLLDAIVRYLPNPTEVENYAIDNDQFVEGEDPKKIRLKPDDDLPLVCMAFKIVLEQFGQLTYTRIYQGKIVKGETYVNTRTGQKVRFGRLVRMHANDREDLEEAGAGDIIAVVAVDCASGDTFCGDGKNYSLESIYAAEPVITRSVEPTKRDGADKLAKALERFRREDPTFHVRSDEETGQTLIAGMGQLHLEVYIERIKREYGVECEVGAPRVAYRERPTRGVVFDYKHKKQSGGSGQYGHVKGNMEPLPEDAEEQYEFVNEITQGKIPKEYIPAIDKGFRSMLDKGPLAECEVVGVKMTVNDGSYHDVDSSEMAFQAAGRGCMREEIFTKGKFTLMEPIMKLEIEAPEEFQGSVAGHLASKRGLINNISQRGQDCVIDAECPLSELFDYANELRSMTQGKGNYSMEFAKYGVVPQSLQPEIIAKRKAEKEARLAKT, via the coding sequence ATGAAAGACCTCGCCAAAGTACGCAACATCGGCATCTCCGCCCATATTGATTCGGGCAAGACCACGCTGACGGAGCGGATCCTCTTTTACAGCGGCAAAACCCACAAGATCGGGGATGTCAAAAAAGAGGGAGCGACCATGGACCACATGGAGCTCGAAAAAGAAAAAGGCATCACGATCACTTCCGCCGCCACGAGCGTCGCGTGGGACGGTCACCCGATCAATATCATCGATACGCCCGGCCACGTCGACTTCACGGTCGAAGTGGAACGCTCACTTCGCGTGCTCGACGGTGCGATTCTCGTGCTTTGCGCCGTCAGCGGCGTGCAAAGTCAGTCGCTGACCGTCGACCGCCAAATGAAGCGGTACAAAGTTCCGCGGCTCGCCTTCATTAATAAGCTCGACCGTACCGGTTCTGATCCCGACAGCGTGATCAGCCAGATGCGCGACAAGCTCGGCATCAATCCGGTCCAAATGCAGGTTCCGATCGGCCTCGAAGATGACCATGACGGCGTCGTCGACCTGATCAGCAGGAAGGCTTATGTCTTTGAAGACGACAAAACGAAAAAAGACAACTTCAAAGAGGTCGAGATTCCGGCCGACATGGTTGACCTCGTCGAAGAGAAGCGGCACGACATGCTCGAAGCCCTCTCGATGTTCGACGACAATTTGATGGAAGCGCTCCTCGCGGAAGAGGAATACGATGAAACGAAACTGCACCAACTGATCCGTGATGCCGTGCTGGCTCACGAGATTGTGCCGGTCTACATGGGCTCGGCTTTCAAGAACAAGGCCGTCCAGCCGCTGCTCGACGCGATCGTGCGCTACCTGCCGAACCCGACCGAGGTCGAGAACTATGCGATCGACAACGATCAGTTCGTTGAGGGCGAAGATCCGAAAAAGATTCGGCTCAAACCCGATGACGATCTGCCGCTCGTCTGCATGGCGTTTAAGATCGTGCTCGAGCAGTTCGGTCAGTTGACCTATACCCGGATTTATCAGGGCAAGATCGTCAAAGGCGAGACCTACGTTAATACGCGAACCGGACAGAAGGTTCGCTTCGGTCGACTCGTGCGTATGCACGCCAATGATCGCGAAGACCTCGAAGAAGCGGGGGCAGGGGACATTATCGCCGTCGTGGCGGTCGATTGCGCCTCAGGGGATACGTTCTGCGGCGACGGTAAGAACTACTCGCTCGAAAGCATCTACGCCGCCGAGCCGGTCATTACCCGTTCGGTCGAACCGACGAAGCGCGACGGCGCTGACAAACTCGCGAAGGCCCTCGAACGGTTCCGCCGTGAAGATCCGACCTTCCACGTCCGCAGTGACGAAGAAACCGGTCAGACTTTGATCGCCGGCATGGGCCAGTTGCACCTCGAAGTCTATATCGAGCGCATTAAACGCGAGTACGGCGTCGAGTGCGAAGTTGGTGCCCCGCGAGTTGCTTATCGCGAACGTCCGACCCGAGGCGTCGTGTTCGACTACAAACACAAGAAGCAGTCGGGCGGTTCGGGACAGTACGGCCACGTCAAAGGCAACATGGAACCGCTACCGGAAGACGCCGAAGAGCAGTACGAATTCGTCAACGAAATCACGCAGGGTAAAATTCCTAAGGAATACATCCCGGCGATCGATAAGGGTTTCCGTTCGATGCTCGATAAAGGCCCGTTGGCCGAATGCGAGGTTGTCGGCGTGAAGATGACCGTCAACGATGGTTCCTATCACGATGTCGACTCGTCGGAAATGGCGTTCCAGGCAGCCGGTCGCGGCTGTATGCGGGAAGAGATCTTCACCAAGGGCAAGTTCACGCTCATGGAACCGATCATGAAGCTCGAAATCGAAGCCCCGGAAGAATTCCAAGGTTCGGTCGCGGGACATCTCGCCAGTAAGCGTGGCCTGATCAACAACATCTCGCAGCGGGGACAGGACTGCGTGATCGACGCCGAATGCCCGCTGTCGGAGTTGTTCGACTACGCCAACGAGCTGCGTTCGATGACACAGGGCAAAGGCAACTACTCGATGGAATTCGCCAAGTACGGCGTTGTTCCTCAGAGCCTGCAGCCTGAGATCATCGCCAAGCGCAAAGCCGAAAAAGAGGCCCGGTTGGCCAAGACGTAA
- a CDS encoding triphosphoribosyl-dephospho-CoA synthase, with product MEEQNSIADFVRVACLAECTAAKPGNVHPQASFDDLTYADFARSSEAIAPILADRALGIGRAVYDAVIASRAITASNAHLGTILLLAPLCRVESDVAMRRSLSKLLTETTVEDAELVYRAIRRASAGGLGQSDQQDVDQKPTVSLTEAMRLAADRDSIALQYTTDFALVFNWADRLGELSVQFSSDWERVVIRLYLELLAAVPDTLIARKRGKSIAEDVSRRASNLVRQEEVDHDALARFDRYLRSDGNGLNPGTTADLIAAILFVALRSGSIKRPEFNKETT from the coding sequence ATGGAAGAACAGAACTCGATCGCCGATTTCGTTCGCGTCGCCTGCCTCGCCGAATGCACCGCGGCGAAGCCGGGCAACGTGCATCCGCAGGCGTCGTTTGATGATCTTACCTACGCAGATTTTGCGCGTTCCTCAGAGGCGATCGCGCCGATCTTAGCTGATCGCGCATTGGGTATCGGTCGCGCAGTCTACGATGCGGTCATCGCGTCCCGAGCGATAACTGCATCGAACGCACATCTCGGCACGATCCTGCTCCTCGCTCCGCTCTGCCGGGTGGAGTCCGATGTCGCAATGCGACGCTCGCTGTCAAAGCTGCTCACTGAAACGACGGTCGAAGATGCCGAACTCGTTTATAGAGCGATCCGCCGAGCCTCGGCGGGCGGGCTCGGCCAGTCTGATCAGCAGGATGTCGACCAAAAACCGACTGTCTCGCTTACCGAGGCGATGCGACTGGCAGCCGATCGCGATTCGATCGCGCTGCAGTATACGACCGACTTCGCACTTGTCTTTAACTGGGCCGACCGGCTGGGCGAACTCAGCGTCCAATTCTCAAGCGATTGGGAGCGCGTCGTCATCCGGCTATATCTGGAATTGCTCGCAGCAGTGCCGGACACCTTAATCGCCCGCAAACGCGGCAAGTCGATCGCCGAAGACGTTTCACGCAGGGCGTCTAATTTGGTTCGACAAGAAGAAGTGGACCACGATGCCCTCGCACGCTTTGACCGCTATCTCCGCAGCGACGGAAACGGGCTCAATCCCGGCACGACCGCCGACCTCATCGCGGCGATTCTATTCGTGGCATTGAGAAGCGGATCGATTAAACGCCCCGAATTTAATAAAGAGACGACCTGA
- a CDS encoding outer membrane protein assembly factor BamB family protein: MFRLTPIALIFAASLAHAGDWPQILGPKRDGVAASDEKIVATFPEQGPKLLWSRSVGSGFAGVAIKGETGILFHRVEDSERVEAFDVKSGEPKWKDDAATTFTGGISEDDGPRCVPVIDSDVHGKSTRVYTFGAQGLLRCNDFATGKLLWSNATHEEFGAEEGYFGAGSTPIVIGDVLMANVGGHRQDAGIVGFDKMTGKVLWTSTEERASYSSPIAAPVEGRTRAIFATRLKCLAIERSNGKLLWEFPFGARGPTVTGASPVYMPEATDAGKFFFTASYGVGSAIVAVGPPRDEAEFMRRQRSRLLATQYATPVRLNEHLFAIDGRDDLGPTSLKCFKLDGSKSKWVQDDFGYGTLMRIGETMLAQTTNGELILFAADAAAYRELARAELFDPDTDPVVRALPAYANGRYFVRDSTELKVFQLGQ; this comes from the coding sequence ATGTTCCGTTTGACTCCGATCGCACTGATCTTCGCCGCTTCGCTGGCCCACGCCGGTGATTGGCCGCAAATCCTCGGTCCGAAGCGCGACGGCGTGGCAGCCAGCGACGAGAAAATCGTGGCAACCTTCCCCGAACAGGGTCCCAAGCTACTGTGGTCGCGTTCGGTAGGCAGCGGGTTCGCGGGGGTCGCAATCAAAGGTGAGACCGGCATTCTCTTCCATCGGGTCGAAGACTCGGAACGCGTCGAAGCGTTCGATGTGAAATCGGGAGAGCCGAAATGGAAAGACGACGCCGCGACGACCTTCACCGGCGGGATTTCTGAAGACGATGGCCCCCGTTGCGTGCCCGTGATCGATTCGGACGTTCATGGGAAATCGACTCGCGTTTACACGTTCGGAGCGCAGGGGTTGCTCCGCTGCAACGACTTCGCAACCGGCAAACTTCTCTGGTCGAACGCGACGCATGAAGAATTCGGAGCCGAGGAAGGCTACTTCGGTGCGGGGAGCACGCCGATTGTGATTGGGGATGTGCTGATGGCGAACGTCGGGGGCCATCGACAGGACGCCGGCATCGTCGGTTTCGACAAGATGACCGGCAAGGTGCTGTGGACATCGACCGAAGAGCGGGCGAGCTACTCATCCCCCATCGCCGCACCAGTTGAAGGCCGGACACGTGCGATCTTCGCCACCCGACTGAAGTGCCTGGCGATCGAGCGGAGCAACGGCAAGTTATTGTGGGAGTTCCCGTTCGGGGCTCGTGGTCCGACAGTGACCGGAGCGAGTCCCGTCTACATGCCCGAAGCGACAGACGCGGGAAAGTTCTTTTTCACCGCGAGCTACGGCGTCGGCAGCGCAATCGTGGCGGTCGGTCCGCCGCGGGATGAGGCCGAATTTATGCGAAGGCAACGGTCGAGACTGCTTGCAACACAGTACGCAACGCCGGTGCGGTTGAACGAACACCTGTTTGCGATCGACGGCCGAGACGACCTCGGCCCGACCTCGCTCAAGTGCTTCAAACTCGACGGCAGTAAATCGAAGTGGGTGCAGGATGATTTTGGATACGGCACGCTCATGCGAATCGGTGAGACGATGCTCGCCCAAACGACGAACGGCGAATTGATTCTGTTCGCCGCAGATGCGGCGGCTTATCGCGAACTCGCGCGGGCGGAGCTATTCGATCCTGATACCGATCCGGTCGTACGAGCGCTGCCTGCCTATGCGAACGGCCGGTACTTTGTCCGCGATTCAACCGAGCTCAAGGTGTTTCAACTCGGTCAATAG
- a CDS encoding formyltetrahydrofolate deformylase: protein MEVIVTAVGPDSQGLADPIVHYVTGAGANIHEIQMYDRGAERLFAMLVRVEWPVEQESVATLRERLTEIGRVKGLTVRVWSRDEHARPPRLAICTTFRPEPPLAILRGIRDGRLKAEAAVMIGNRQACRGLAEQFDVPWHNVADEKGSPDNDRMVQLFDEYEVDYIVLARYMRVLPPRTCWEFAGGRIINLHHGLLPPFPGFRPYEDAFEHKMLTYGATAHFIVPELDAGNQIIHQSTITVRPGTSLEEIKRLGEGDNEPTCLAEAVRRVVDREVTLRFHRVVPVD, encoded by the coding sequence ATGGAAGTGATCGTCACCGCCGTCGGCCCGGATAGTCAGGGGTTGGCCGACCCGATCGTGCATTACGTCACCGGGGCGGGGGCGAATATTCATGAAATTCAGATGTACGACCGCGGAGCCGAGCGGCTGTTCGCGATGCTCGTGCGCGTCGAATGGCCCGTCGAGCAGGAGTCCGTCGCCACGTTGCGTGAGCGGCTGACGGAGATCGGACGCGTCAAAGGGCTGACCGTCCGCGTCTGGTCGCGTGATGAACACGCCCGCCCGCCACGGTTGGCGATCTGCACGACCTTTCGCCCGGAACCGCCGCTGGCGATTTTGCGTGGGATTCGGGACGGTCGGCTGAAGGCGGAAGCGGCCGTGATGATCGGCAATCGCCAAGCCTGCCGAGGCCTCGCCGAGCAGTTTGACGTCCCGTGGCACAACGTGGCCGACGAGAAAGGGAGTCCCGACAACGACCGGATGGTCCAGCTATTCGACGAATATGAGGTCGATTACATCGTGCTGGCCCGCTACATGCGGGTACTGCCGCCACGCACCTGTTGGGAATTTGCCGGCGGTCGGATCATCAATCTGCATCACGGCCTACTCCCCCCTTTCCCCGGCTTTCGTCCCTATGAGGACGCGTTCGAGCACAAGATGCTCACTTACGGGGCGACGGCGCACTTCATCGTGCCGGAACTTGACGCCGGCAACCAGATCATTCACCAAAGCACGATCACGGTCCGCCCGGGGACTTCTCTTGAAGAGATCAAGCGACTGGGCGAAGGCGACAACGAACCGACCTGCCTCGCCGAAGCGGTCCGCCGGGTCGTCGATCGGGAAGTCACGCTCCGATTCCACAGGGTGGTGCCCGTCGACTAG
- a CDS encoding DUF1559 family PulG-like putative transporter, producing MRTPTKWFCQAAIVIALLLPQQASAADWWADYLPDEVFAVVVIDAESIKPQAVLNRIATEEIQQSPIYPQLLQSAIMAQGLLDATKVKQVVAVISEPTPMSKTHCVLALQGRDASPALINNLLGNIPTPPGRNGEPGAAPKVIEIATVGDDRVLALELPSLLEGAKKRSEPYWQLDEIEKALKSVPTGGVRGVVMPTAEQKALARQQMPPGKKPFDELGRFFVSENLQWGAMGLTLGNEVKLKFIAKTPSTESAAEGVKLVSEAVNDKTSELSKAMSDPQMLVPSAEGDRMVLEFDGTETVAFVKDTLIRPAVKNAKAAAERSLMKNRLKQMMLSLHNFHDNYRSFPAPAVVDADKKPLLSWRVEMLPFLDEYDLYKEFRKDESWDSPHNKQLLSEMPDVFKTAGSEEKEGYTRIVAPVGDGMMFEKGKKFSIRDVTDGTSNTIMVLLANEESAVPWTKPDDLKIDLKKPLKGLDGQFDGTGFLCALADGSVRFISYNIGLRTLKNLLQRNDGQVIGEF from the coding sequence ATGCGCACGCCAACGAAATGGTTCTGCCAAGCTGCGATCGTGATCGCATTGTTGTTGCCGCAGCAGGCCAGCGCCGCGGATTGGTGGGCGGACTACCTGCCGGATGAAGTCTTTGCGGTTGTTGTGATCGATGCCGAGTCGATCAAACCGCAGGCGGTCTTGAATCGAATCGCGACCGAAGAAATCCAGCAGTCGCCGATCTACCCGCAATTGCTTCAATCGGCGATCATGGCTCAGGGACTGCTCGATGCCACGAAGGTCAAACAGGTCGTTGCGGTAATTTCGGAACCGACTCCGATGTCGAAGACGCATTGTGTCCTTGCGCTCCAGGGGAGGGATGCGTCACCTGCTCTGATCAACAATCTGCTCGGCAACATACCCACCCCGCCGGGGCGGAACGGAGAGCCGGGCGCAGCTCCCAAAGTCATCGAGATTGCGACCGTCGGGGACGATCGAGTGCTCGCACTTGAATTGCCGTCGCTGTTGGAAGGTGCAAAGAAGCGGTCGGAACCATATTGGCAACTGGATGAAATCGAGAAGGCCTTGAAGTCAGTTCCGACTGGCGGAGTTCGCGGCGTTGTGATGCCAACTGCCGAGCAAAAAGCACTTGCCCGTCAGCAGATGCCGCCGGGGAAGAAGCCGTTCGACGAACTCGGCCGCTTCTTCGTCAGCGAAAATCTGCAATGGGGAGCCATGGGCCTGACGCTGGGAAACGAAGTGAAGCTCAAATTCATCGCAAAAACGCCGTCCACGGAATCAGCCGCGGAGGGTGTGAAGCTCGTCTCCGAAGCTGTCAATGACAAGACGAGCGAATTGTCGAAGGCGATGTCCGACCCTCAAATGCTCGTGCCGTCGGCCGAAGGCGATCGGATGGTCCTCGAATTCGACGGTACGGAGACAGTCGCCTTCGTGAAGGACACTCTGATCCGACCAGCGGTCAAAAATGCCAAGGCGGCGGCCGAACGGTCATTGATGAAAAACCGGTTGAAGCAAATGATGCTGAGCCTGCACAACTTTCATGACAATTACAGGTCGTTTCCGGCTCCCGCCGTCGTTGATGCGGACAAAAAACCGCTGCTCAGTTGGCGGGTCGAGATGCTGCCGTTCTTGGATGAGTACGATCTCTATAAAGAGTTTCGCAAAGACGAATCTTGGGACAGCCCGCACAACAAGCAGTTGCTGAGCGAAATGCCGGACGTTTTCAAGACCGCCGGCAGCGAAGAGAAGGAAGGCTATACCCGCATCGTCGCGCCGGTCGGCGACGGGATGATGTTCGAAAAAGGGAAGAAATTCTCGATTCGCGACGTCACTGACGGAACGTCGAACACGATTATGGTCCTGCTCGCCAATGAGGAAAGTGCCGTCCCTTGGACGAAGCCGGACGACCTGAAGATTGATCTCAAAAAACCGCTCAAGGGTCTCGACGGGCAGTTCGACGGAACAGGGTTTCTTTGTGCCTTGGCAGATGGGAGCGTGCGATTCATTTCTTACAACATTGGCTTGCGGACTCTGAAAAATCTGCTGCAACGGAACGACGGCCAGGTTATCGGCGAGTTTTGA
- a CDS encoding HIT family protein, with the protein MTMDQLWAPWRLDYIKDPDRQKEPPPTSSGCFLCDYREQPERDDTNFVVARAEHVFVVLNRFPYNNGHLLIAPLEHKGELAELSAEELLGCVTEMQRFVSSLKELLNADGFNIGLNLGSVAGAGLPGHLHWHVVPRWSGDSNFMTVTGDTNVIPQSLSALHAMLRGRLDSA; encoded by the coding sequence ATGACAATGGACCAACTCTGGGCCCCGTGGCGGCTTGATTACATTAAGGATCCTGATCGGCAGAAGGAGCCGCCGCCGACTTCTTCGGGGTGCTTTCTGTGTGATTACCGCGAGCAGCCGGAGCGTGATGACACGAACTTCGTGGTCGCGCGGGCGGAGCATGTCTTCGTGGTGCTCAATCGGTTTCCCTACAACAACGGGCACCTGCTGATTGCCCCGCTGGAGCATAAGGGCGAACTGGCCGAGCTCTCGGCGGAGGAACTACTCGGCTGCGTCACCGAGATGCAGCGATTCGTCAGTAGTCTCAAGGAGTTGCTGAACGCCGACGGGTTCAATATTGGGCTGAACCTTGGCTCCGTTGCCGGGGCGGGGCTGCCCGGTCACCTGCACTGGCACGTCGTTCCGCGTTGGTCGGGGGATTCCAATTTCATGACAGTCACCGGCGATACGAACGTGATCCCGCAATCGCTCAGCGCATTGCACGCGATGTTGCGGGGTCGGCTCGATTCGGCATAG
- a CDS encoding PIN/TRAM domain-containing protein codes for MTLIVLRAIFILVFAGGLATFVSGGVDFEDPTIFEQYPLITFISGMLLAGAVVAADVLLRPKRIEAISAIYFGIVVGVILTILLVQAIRPAVPDRYEAIMTTLLALPTVYLCVSLLLQTRNDFRFVIPYVEFVRELKGGTPLLLDSSALIDGRIADVTETHLIDSELIVPQFVLLEVQEIADSSDKNRRARGRRGLEVLARLQSDANIDARVLDTHEGMIGAKQVDSRLVDLAKELSGRIVTNDLSLQKVASLQGVACVNLNDVANALKPRFLPGDQVRIRVIKDGESPGQGVGYLDDGTMVVCENAAKRKGEELDIIVTSVLQSSGGRMLFGRDANEPE; via the coding sequence ATGACGCTGATCGTTCTGCGCGCCATTTTCATTCTCGTTTTTGCGGGCGGACTCGCGACGTTCGTGAGCGGGGGCGTCGACTTCGAAGATCCGACTATCTTCGAACAGTACCCGCTGATCACGTTCATCTCCGGAATGCTGCTCGCCGGCGCCGTCGTCGCGGCCGATGTTTTGCTGCGGCCGAAGCGGATCGAGGCGATCTCGGCGATCTATTTCGGAATCGTGGTCGGCGTCATCTTGACGATTCTGCTCGTCCAAGCAATACGGCCGGCTGTGCCGGACCGATATGAAGCGATCATGACAACGCTGTTGGCCTTGCCGACGGTCTATCTGTGCGTGTCGCTGCTACTTCAAACTCGAAACGATTTTCGGTTCGTCATTCCCTACGTTGAGTTCGTTCGAGAACTGAAAGGCGGCACGCCGCTGCTACTCGACAGTAGCGCGCTCATCGATGGCCGCATCGCCGACGTGACCGAAACGCACCTGATCGACTCCGAACTGATTGTGCCGCAATTCGTGCTGCTGGAAGTTCAGGAGATTGCCGACAGTTCCGACAAGAATCGTCGGGCGAGAGGACGACGCGGCCTTGAGGTACTCGCGCGATTGCAAAGCGACGCGAACATCGACGCCCGGGTCCTCGACACCCACGAAGGAATGATCGGTGCCAAGCAGGTCGATTCACGGCTCGTCGATCTCGCTAAGGAGCTGAGCGGACGCATTGTCACGAACGATCTGAGTCTGCAGAAAGTCGCCTCGTTGCAGGGGGTCGCCTGCGTCAATCTCAACGATGTTGCGAACGCGCTCAAACCGCGATTTCTCCCCGGCGATCAGGTCCGCATTCGCGTGATCAAAGACGGCGAGTCACCGGGTCAGGGGGTGGGCTATCTCGACGACGGCACCATGGTCGTCTGCGAGAATGCCGCCAAGCGGAAAGGCGAAGAGCTGGACATCATCGTCACCAGCGTGCTGCAAAGCAGCGGCGGTCGCATGTTGTTCGGCCGCGACGCCAACGAGCCGGAGTGA